Proteins encoded by one window of Orbaceae bacterium BiB:
- the mrdB gene encoding peptidoglycan glycosyltransferase MrdB (rod shape-determining protein RodA) gives MVSGKKDSLLMRLHIDPLFLFFILLLLGYSVYIMWSASGQNLPMTERKVGQVILGIFVMIVFAQFSPRFYEKWAPYLYIACIIVLVIVDVFGYTSKGAQRWLNLGFIRFQPSEIAKIAVPLMVAKFINREGCPPPLKTTVQTLAIIAVPTLLVAMQPDLGTAILIAMSGIFIIFLAGISWKFIAASVVAIGAFIPVMWFFLMHDYQRERVLTLFNPERDPLGKGYHILQSKTAIGSGGLWGKGWLAGTQSQLEFIPERHTDFIFSVIAEEFGFIGAIILLILFLCLISRGLIIASQAQTTFGRILAGGLTLVLFIYVFINIGMVSGILPVVGVPLPLISYGGSSLVVLMASFGIIMSIHTHRNMLSKNI, from the coding sequence ATGGTTAGTGGCAAAAAAGACTCACTTTTAATGCGGCTACATATCGATCCGTTATTTTTATTTTTTATTCTCCTGTTGCTCGGCTACAGTGTGTACATTATGTGGAGTGCCAGTGGGCAAAATCTACCGATGACCGAGCGAAAAGTAGGGCAGGTAATATTAGGTATTTTCGTGATGATTGTTTTTGCCCAGTTCTCACCTCGATTTTATGAAAAATGGGCACCTTATCTGTATATCGCCTGTATTATTGTTTTGGTTATTGTTGATGTCTTTGGTTATACCAGTAAAGGTGCTCAGCGGTGGTTAAATCTAGGATTTATTCGTTTTCAGCCCTCTGAAATCGCCAAAATTGCAGTTCCGCTGATGGTCGCAAAATTTATTAATAGAGAGGGATGTCCTCCACCCTTAAAAACGACCGTACAAACATTAGCAATTATTGCGGTACCTACGCTATTGGTTGCTATGCAACCCGATTTAGGGACGGCAATTTTAATTGCTATGTCGGGTATTTTTATTATATTCCTTGCTGGTATTAGTTGGAAATTTATTGCTGCATCTGTTGTGGCTATTGGCGCATTTATCCCGGTGATGTGGTTCTTTTTAATGCACGATTATCAGCGTGAACGGGTATTGACATTATTTAATCCAGAGCGCGATCCACTCGGTAAAGGTTATCATATTTTACAATCTAAAACGGCTATTGGTTCGGGTGGACTATGGGGTAAAGGTTGGCTTGCTGGCACACAGTCACAGCTAGAGTTTATTCCTGAACGGCACACTGACTTTATCTTCTCGGTAATAGCTGAAGAATTTGGTTTTATTGGTGCTATTATTTTATTAATTCTGTTTTTATGTTTAATTAGCCGAGGCCTTATTATTGCTTCACAAGCTCAAACCACCTTTGGTCGGATTTTAGCTGGAGGTTTAACGCTGGTGCTATTTATTTATGTCTTTATTAATATTGGTATGGTCAGTGGTATATTGCCGGTAGTTGGTGTACCATTACCTCTTATCAGTTATGGGGGATCGTCATTAGTTGTACTGATGGCTAGCTTTGGTATTATTATGTCAATCCACACACATCGTAATATGTTGTCAAAAAACATATAG